A region of uncultured Carboxylicivirga sp. DNA encodes the following proteins:
- a CDS encoding helix-turn-helix domain-containing protein, with translation MDEQIEEQIEEQIDFKAETLKNLEQLNKKVSELIKVQHKAGTGFDYVNAAELALLLGESVKTIYGRVYNKQIPFYKPGGKILLFKLDEIMDWIKAGRHSSLEEIKSNV, from the coding sequence ATGGATGAGCAAATAGAAGAACAAATAGAAGAGCAAATCGACTTTAAAGCTGAAACTTTAAAGAATCTTGAACAGCTAAACAAAAAGGTTTCAGAGCTAATAAAAGTACAACATAAAGCCGGAACAGGCTTTGACTATGTTAATGCTGCTGAACTTGCCCTGCTATTGGGTGAAAGTGTTAAAACCATTTATGGCAGGGTGTATAATAAACAGATTCCCTTCTATAAACCGGGTGGTAAGATATTACTGTTCAAGCTGGATGAAATAATGGATTGGATTAAAGCTGGCCGTCATTCTTCCTTGGAGGAAATAAAGAGCAATGTGTAA
- a CDS encoding DUF4406 domain-containing protein, whose translation MPTIYICGSDIPENNSKGLVDTDKIKAKLKSMKCAVVNPTEMPFAKMSWTDKLDNRVQLLKKSQAVYVLPNWKESIMSRIELTVAMDLKLETIFHPMSHKEIKQIITALGN comes from the coding sequence ATGCCAACTATTTATATATGCGGTAGTGATATACCCGAAAACAATTCCAAAGGCTTGGTTGATACCGATAAAATTAAAGCCAAACTAAAGTCAATGAAATGTGCAGTTGTAAATCCAACTGAAATGCCCTTTGCAAAAATGAGTTGGACGGACAAACTGGATAACCGTGTTCAGCTTTTAAAGAAAAGCCAGGCGGTTTATGTTCTGCCCAATTGGAAAGAGAGCATAATGTCACGCATAGAGCTGACTGTTGCAATGGACTTAAAGTTGGAAACCATTTTTCACCCGATGAGCCATAAAGAGATAAAGCAGATTATAACCGCCCTTGGCAATTAG